The genomic stretch AACGAGATCTGTGGCGCCTAGTTTTTTCGCCAGATCAAACTTGTCTTCATTAATGTCGATACCAATAATGCGGCTTGCGCCAGCCATTTGAGCACCAATGATGGCTGATAAACCAATGCCACCGAGACCAAAAATAGCCACGGTATCGCCTTGTTGCACTTTTGCTGTGTTCATCACAGCACCCATACCCGTGGTGACGCCACAGCCGAGCAGACAAATCTCTTCAAGAGGTGCTTCTTTGTTAACTTTGGCAAGGGATATTTCTGGCAATACGGTGTACTCAGAAAACGTCGAGGTGCCCATATAGTGGTAGATAGGCTCGCCATCTTTATAAAAGCGCGTAGTGCCGTCTGGCATTAGGCCTTTACCTTGGGTTTCACGGATCTGTTGGCACAGGTTGGTTTTGCCCGACTTACAGAACTTACACTCACCACACTCAGGGGTGTATAACGGAATAACGTGATCGCCAACGGCAACGCTGGTAACACCTTCACCAACCGCTTCGACGATGCCAGCACCTTCATGGCCTAAAATAGCCGGGAAAACGCCCTCAGGATCTTCTCCAGATAAAGTGAATGCATCGGTGTGACAAACGCCTGTGGCGGTGATCTTCACTAATACTTCGCCTTTTTTCGGTGGCATGACATCCACTTCTTCAATGCTCAGTGGTTGCCCGGGGCCCCAAGCAATGGCTGCTTTCGATTTAATGAATTCTGACATGTTACTTTCCTTTCTTTAGAAACTAAACACAGTATAACTAGCATTTAAAATTTGATAATCTTTAAAATTAATAAAGACTTTTACGGATATGTAATAATGGATCGGTGGAATGGCATAGATGAGTTTGTTGCAGTGGCCGCCAATGGCTCTTTTAGTGCGGCAGCACGACAGTTGAATACCTCAGTAGCCCAGATCAGCCGGCGAGTGAAGTTACTCGAGCAGCGTCTAAATGTGCAGCTGTTAACACGCACCACCAGAAAGCTGGCATTGACTCAAGAGGGCGAGGTGTTTTTATCCCATGCCAAACACTTGCAGCATGGTCTTGATGATGCCACGGCGGCGCTGCGGCAAAGAGACCGCCAGCCCACAGGAAAGTTAAAAATCACCGCGCCGGTGATGTATGGTGAGTCGTATGTGATGCCTGCCATTGTTGAGTTTATGCGGCTCTATCCGAAAGTGGAAGTTGAAATCCACTTAACCAATCATCAGGTCGATTTATTGGATAAAGGCTTTGATCTCGCTATTCGCCTTGGGCCATTACAAGATTCCTCACTGCGCGCTAAAAAGTTGACCGTACGAGAGACCATGGTGTGCGGCGCACAGTCGTATCTCGATCATTATGGTCAGCCTCATACGCTGTCTGAGCTTGCAAAGCATCAGTGTTTGATAGGTAACAGCAGTGAATGGCGATTTTTAGAGGAGGGCAATTCCCGCTTTGTTAAAGTGAGTGGGGCGCTGCGCTGCAACAGCGGCTGGGGCTTGTTGGCGGCGGCTAAGCAGGGGTTAGGCTTAGTGCAGTTACCGCATTATTATGTCCAAGAGGCATTGGCCTCGGGTGAACTGACGGAAGTGTTAACGGCGTTTCGTCCTGAGCAAGAGGGAGTCTGGGCGCTGTATCCGCCCAGACAATTTGTCGCCACCAGTTTGCGACTGATGCTCGACCACTTAAGTGAATACTTCAGTCCGTTTTCGCCATCTTATCGATAGCTTCACTGAGCGCTTGCTCGCGGCTATCACAAAAGGCTTTGTCACCTAAGCGGTCGTGAATATTTAAGCGTTTTAGCTTATCTGTGGTCTCGCTATTAGGGGAGTAGATATAAACACTGCAATTGGCATCCAGAGCATCAGAAATGGCATTCTCAATGGCCAAGCCTACGGTAACATCAATCATGGCAACATCACTTAAGTCCAGCACCATGGCATTGTATTCGCTTATTTTGCGGTGCTGTCTGGCAATGGCCTTTGAGACACTGAATATCATCGGGCCTGAGAGGTAGAAAAACAACAGCTTACCATCGGCTTTATCAAGTAGCGCTCGCTCATTATCTGTCAGTGGCACGTATTCATCGCTGTCACTGTCACTGATGGCTTTAACATGGTTCTCTTGCACTTGGCTTAAGCGCTCGATAACCATAATGTTAGAGATAAACACGCCAAGACCCACAGCAACAATGAGGTCCACAAACACGGTGAGTAACATCACGCCGTACATAATTGCCATTTGGCTGACACTTAATTTGTGTGCGCGCTGGATAAAACTCCAATCCAAAATATTGTAGCCAACATACACCGCGATACCAGCTAATACCGCCATGGGGATGGGCTCAGTTAAACCGCCTGCGACAAATACTACGGCCATGAGGATTAACGCACGACAGATACCGGCAATGGGAGAGCGGGCACCTACTTGGATATTCACCACTGTGCCCATGGTTGCTCCTGCCCCTGGCAGTGCACCAAACAACCCAGCGAGCATGTTAGCTATCCCTTGACCACGTAACTCTTTATCAGAGTCATGCTCGGTTCTGGTTAAGCTATCGGCGATGACCGCGGTCAGTAGCGTGTCAATGCAGCCCAAAGTACCCAGCACCAAAGCATCAATCAGCATCTCAATAAAGAGTTCTGGCGATAGCACCGGAAACACTAAGCTCGGTAAGCCACTGGGAATTTCACCAATCCGGCGAATGGTGTCAGTATCGAAAACAATCACTGACAGCAAGGTCACGGCCACCAAAGCAACCAATTGCGCTGGTACGTATTGACGCCAGCGACTTGGCATCTTAAACAAGATAGCTAAGGTGATAACGCCTAAGAATAATTCCGCAAGGTGTAAATCGAGTATCAGTTCCGGCAGATTGGCTAAGGTGCCAATTACGCCTCCGGCAGGGGCTTGGTGACCCAGTAACGGAGCCAGTTGCAAGATAATTAAAATCACCCCAATACCAGACATAAAGCCGGATATGACACTGTATGGCATTAAGGTCACGTATTTACCGAGCTTAAGGGTGCCGAGTAGGATCTGGAAGGCACCGGCCATCATCACTACCGTGAAGCCCATGGCCAGGCCATTTTCTGGGTATTTACTCATGGTTGCAGTTAACACCGCAGTCATGATCACTGTCATTGGGCCGGTAGGCTCTGAGATCAGCGAGGTTGAGCCACCGAATAGGGCTGCAAATAACCCCACTAATATGGCGCCCCACATGCCTGCTTCAGCGCCAGCACCCGAGGCCACGCCAAATGCCAGTGCCAAGGGCAATGAAATAATCGCGGTGGTCACTCCGCCAAACAGGTCACCCTTAATTGTGGCGTGTTGAAATCTCTTTAGTGTGAACATACTTTTGACTATAACGATCAAAAAATTGACGGCATTCTACCTGATAATTGGCCTTAAGCGCCATGAAGGACTGGTATTACCATTGCGGTAGAACGATTACCAAACAAAAAAAAGCCAGTCTAGAAAGACTGGCTTAGGTTTTGTTTATTAATCAACTTGGGCAGGAGAGGCCATGTCGGCACTCGCTTTGCCACTGGGTGATTTCGAACCCGCGCCTGAGCTGCTGCTGGCAGCTGGGCGGTTCTCTAATGGCATAGCTGTTGGCGTTGGCATGGTATTTTGCTCAACTACACTTTCTGCTTTGGTCATTGGCGCATTAGCACTGTACTGATAACGTGTGCGGGATTGACCATTGACTGGCGTTGCCGTTTTTTCAGGTTCAGTTACTTCAGGCTCTGTCACTTCAGGCTCTGATGCAGCTTCAGTCTCAACGTCGGCGTGTGGCTCATCTGCAGAGGTAGGCTCTGCTGCATTCGCTTCAGCCTGTTGTGGCGCTGAGTCAGACTCAGACGCTAGCTGTTCATCGCTTTGCTCTGATTGAACGGCACTTTCAGGCGCCTTATCTGCAGGCTCATGGCTAGCCGTTGCTTCACTCGCTGATTGCTGTGCATCCGAACTGCTTGGAACCTCTTCCTCGATTGCGTTAACTTCCGTCTCAGCTTGTTCACTATCCACTTCAGCTTGTTCCGCTGCAGCACTGTGCTCAACTTGCTGAGGTTGCTCAGGCGTCTCAACGGCTTGCTCTTCAGCTGCCGGTGCTTGCTCATCAGTGCTATTATCCACCGCTACTGTGTCAGTGGTTGCAGTTTCTGCTGGCGCCGACGAGACAGACTCGGCTTGCTCTGCGGTGTTTGTTACCGCATTGCTGCTGTCGTCTTCACTGTGCGATTGCGCTTGCAGTTGTGCTTCATACTCAGCAGCCGCTTGATCGGCAACCGGAACAAAGGCACTAGATTGCGACTTTTCAGGCGCATCTTGACGGCGGCGACGCTGTCCTGCGGCACGAAGGTGGCGAGGTGAACGACGCGAACGAGTGCGGCCTTCTTTTTGCTCCTCATCCACAGCTTCTGTATTGGACTGCTGTGTGGTATCGCCGTCAGTGTGTGCTGTCTCTGCTTCCGCTTTAGGCGCGTTGGTATCAACGGCTTGCTCTGCTGGTGCAGTTTCTACTGGCTCGGCTGCAGGCTCTGGCGCTTGCGCTGTGTCATCACGTTGTGCTTTGACTTTTTCCGCTTTAGCTTTTGCCGGCTTTTTCGCTTTGTTGCTATCGGCCTTCTGCTCAGCCACTGGGGTAGTGGTTGCGTCAGTTGCCGCTGCGTTGTTCTGCTCAGTGCTCACTGCGTTGTCTTGAGCTTCAGTTTCCACACGGACTTTCTTGCGTAGGTTACGACGCTGTCTGCGTGGTTTAGTCTTGTGCTCTTTGACTGCCTCAGGTTGCTCTTTATGATCCGTCTTAGTATCCGTTGCTTCTGCATTTTGTTGCTTGGCTGGACGATTTGCTTTGTCTTGCTCAGAACGTTTACGGTTATTAGGGCGACGGCGCTTACGATTATCACTGCGCTGTTCCTTATTACCATTGTCGTCTTTGCTCTGCACTGCATCGTTTGGCTTATCGTCTTTTTGGTTATCTTGACGGCGACGATTGTTATTGCGACGGCGATTATTGTTGCGACGGCGGTTGTTGTTCTGGCGGTTTGATTCGCGTTTAGGTTGCTCTTGCTCTGGCTTTTTCTCTTCTTCTGCAGGAGCAAATAAGCCTTTTAACCAATTGCCAAGCTTAGTAAGTAAACTTTCCTCAGCCGCTTTTTTAGCTTGTGGCTCAGGCGCCTTTGGTTGTGGTTGCGCTTCTGGAGTCGGAGCAGGGGCATCTGGCATCACCACGCCTTTAAGCACCGGCTCTTCTTTTACTACCGTTTGCGGTCGCGCCACTTCCATTGCTTCCGGCTCTGGGGTAACAATTTGTTGGTAGCTGGCTGCTTCTGGTGTTTCATCCTTACGCAGTCTCACCACTTCATAGTGTGGTGTCTCAAGGTGCTGGTTTGGAATAATGATAACATGGCATTCATGGCGCTTTTCAATGCGCTGTACTGAACGGCGTTTCTCATTGAGCAAATACGCACCCACGGCCACAGGCACTTGGGCGTTAACTTGAGCGGTGTTGTCTTTAATGGCTTCTTCTTCAATTAAGCGCAAAATCGACAGAGCAATAGACTCGTTAGAGCGGATTGTGCCTTGGCCATCACAGCGTGGACAAGTGTGCTGGCTTGCTTCACCTAATGAAGGGCGCAAGCGTTGGCGTGACATTTCCAACAAACCGAAGCGAGAGATTTTACCAATTTGCACTCGGGCACGATCAGTACGAACGGCTTCTTTTAAGCGGTTCTCTACTTCACGCTGATGGCGCGGTGGTGTCATATCGATAAAATCGATTACGATCAGGCCGCCAAGATCTCGTAAACGCAATTGTCTGGCGATTTCATCGGCTGCTTCTAAGTTGGTGTTCAGCGCTGTCTCTTCTATGTCGCCGCCTTTGGTGGCTTTTGAAGAGTTAATGTCGATTGAGGTCAGTGCCTCTGTTGGATCAATAACGATTGAACCGCCCGATGGTAAACGCACTTCACGTTGGAAAGCCGACTCAATCTGGCTTTCGATTTGGTAATGGGTAAACAAAGGCACATCGTTTTGATAAAGCTTAACGCGGTTAATAAAGTCAGGGCGGAAACGCTCAATGTGTGCCTTGGCTTCTTCAAACACGCGTGGCTTATCAATTAGAATCTCACCGATATCACGACGTAAATAATCGCGGATAGCACGGAAAATAACGTTGCTTTCTTGGTGGATAAGGAACGGTGCCTTGCCACTGTCAGCAGCATTTTGAATGGCTTCCCAATGCACCAGAAGAGCTTTAAGGTCGTACTCAAGCTCTTCAAAAGATTTTCCCACACCGGCAGTACGTACGATTAACCCCATGCCTTTAGGCACATTTAAACGGCTTAGAGCTTCTTTAAGCTCGATACGCTCATCGCCTTCGATACGGCGTGAGATACCGCCGGCACGTGGGTTGTTCGGCATCAGTACTAAATAACTGCCCGCGACACTAATAAAGGTGGTTAATGCTGCGCCTTTTTGGCCTCGTTCTTCTTTATCAACTTGAACGATAACCTCTTGACCTTCTCTAATAACATCTTTGATATTAGGGCGGCCGTTAAAGGTGTAGCCAGAAGGGAAGTAGGTTTTAGCAATTTCTTTTAGTGGCAGGAAACCGTGACGCTCGGCGCCATAATCAACAAAGGCGGCTTCTAGTGAGGGTTCGATACGGGTAATTTTACCCTTGTATATGTTGGCTTTTTTCTGTTCGTGACCAGGACTTTCAATGTCTAAATCATATAGACGCTGGCCGTCAACCAGTGCTACGCGCATTTCTTCTTGCTGCGTCGCATTGATCAGCATACGTTTCATATTGTAATTCTCTACTCAATTTATTTACAGCGCCTGATACGTATAGCCAGTGGCGGTTTATAACTCCTGGACACTCTGATTATTAATGCAGTCTCACGACTGGGAGAAAGAGTATATTTACAGTAACCGCTGTTATCAGGATAACTTCACTGATTTTGCATTCGTGTTTGTAACGTTTATGACGTTTCATAAGTGCCTTGGTATTCATATGCTGTCACTGATGTTATTTTCAATGATCCAGCTTACCTCTTCAGATACTTATGAGTTTGACGAGTTGCGGTCCTTTTGCACGGGTATTACTGCAACTGTGATAAACGCATCAGACAAATTTTAATTTATTGCTTTTTGGTTATTTTATTGTCGTGTTCAGTCAATGAACGAAATATTACGCGCTTCGTATTGACTGTTCGCTCGTGTATTAGCTCGAATGGAGATAATAAAAGCTTTGGAAATATTAGCTCTAATCTGTATGATCTGCCATCCAAGATGTGCATCACGACATTGTTTTTGCGATAAAAAGCACCTCGCAAAAAGGAACGGCTTGATTATCCCATTAATAGTGCCGTGATAGCAACTAAATTATTACTCAAATCAGTGATTAGGCAATGTCAGACAAACCCGCATTAAAAGTAACCTTTGTTAGCGTATCCGAAGACCAAGAAGGCCAACGGATTGATAACTTTTTAGTGACTCATTTAAAAGGTGTGCCTAAAAGTGCCGTATACAAAATTCTCCGTAAAGGCGAAGTCCGGGTGAATAAAAAGCGGGTCAAGCCAGTTTATAAGCTGCAAATCAATGATGAGATCCGCATTCCGCCGATTCGTGTGGCAGAAAAAACAGAATTTGTCCCTAAGAACCTCGACAAGGTAGCCAACCTCGAAGAAGCCATATTATATGAAGATAAGTATCTGATTGTAATAAATAAGCCGGCAGGTATGGCGGTTCATGGTGGCAGTGGCTTAAGTTATGGCCTGATTGAAGCGCTGAGAGCTCTGCGCCCGCAAGAACAAAACCTTGAATTGGTGCACCGTTTGGATAGAGACACCTCGGGCTGTTTATTAATTTCTAAACGTCGCGCTGTGTTAAAAGGCTTGCATGAACAGCTTCGTGAAAAAACCATGGAGAAAAACTATCTCGCATTAGTTGCAGGTCAATGGGATGCCAAGCATAAAAACGTTACTGAGCCACTGAGAAAAAACACCTTAAAATCTGGAGAGCGGGTGGTGAGAGTGGATCACGAGCAAGGCAAGCCTTCGCATACGCGCTTTCGTGTGGTGGAGCGTTTTGAACATGCTTCTTTGGTACAAGCTTCGCCGGTAACCGGTAGAACACACCAAATTCGCGTCCATACCCAGTGTAAAGGCCACCCTATTGCCTGTGATGACAAATATGGTGACCAGGTGTTTGATGGCAAAATGCGTCAGATAGGCTTAAACCGCTTATTTTTACATGCCAAAGAGTTGCGTTTTATCCACCCCAAAACAGAAACCACTCACCACGTTGAGGCGCCATTAGATGAGGCGCTGCAGGCGTGCTTAACTCGGTTGCGTGGCTAATATGCATTATCAATGTATTATTTTTGACTGGGATGGCACGGTGATGGATTCCGTGCCAAAAATTGTTAATACCATTCATTTGGCCGCCACTGACTGTGGTCTGGAAAGGGTGACGGACGAACAAGCTAAAAACATCATTGGCCTGTCATTGGAAAAGGCCATGTTGCGGTTATTTCCACATCACCCAGATAAGTTGCAACAACTGGTGGCCGCCTACAAACACATCTACAAGCATGTAGATACCACTCCAACGCCACTGTTTAGTGGGGTGACTGAGCTGCTAAAACAGTTAAAGCAACAGGGAAAACACATTGCCGTGGCCACGGGTAAAAGCCGAGTGGGGCTAGACCGTTTATTAGCTGAAAGCGGTTTGCAAGACTATTTTGTGATCACGCGAACGGCCTGTGAAGCGCAGTCAAAACCGCACCCAGACATGCTCGAACAAATTTTACAGCAATTGCAGCTTGTACCTCAGCAGGCGGTCATGGTAGGAGACACTCTGATTGATATGGAGCTGGCTCAGCGAGCCGGCGTTGACGCCATTGGCGTTACTATGGGCGTGGCTTCGCGCGAGATATTGTCTAATACCCACGCGAAACACATCTGTGATAATTATCAACAGCTTGCGCAGCTATTGCTGACTCAGGACATCGACACCGAAATCAAGCAACATCTCTGTGAGTTGAATTAAGGGTAACCCGATTAAGGTATTGGGATCGTCGCCCTGTAACTTTTCAAATAATGCGATCCCCAGTCCTTCACATTTAAAGCTGCCTGCGCATTGGTAGGGTTGTTCAACCTCACAATAATAGTCAATTTGTTGGGCTGTTAAGGTTCGAAAGTGAACACTGAATGGCACCACGTGCGAGCGGAATTTACCGCTGGCAATATCATAAACACATAAGCCAGTAAGAAACTCGACACGCTGGCCGCTAAAGCGACTCAACTGGCGTACCGCGTTTTCTTTATTGTGAGGTTTGCCAAGTATTTGTTGTTCAAAAACCGCCACCTGATCCGAGCCTATGGCGAGACCATGACTAAAGTGCTGTTGTGCCGTTTTGGCTTTTTCTTCGCTTAGCCGCCGCACTAATTGCTCTGGCGTTTCTTGTGCTTGCGGCGTTTCATCAATTGCCGGAGCAAAGCTGCTAAAAGGTAGCTGTAATTTTTCTAAAATTGACTGCCTAAATGGTGAACTTGAAGCTAAAATAATGGCCGGGTTCATAAAAACCTTTTTATACAAACGTCATTGACGACAGGATATAGCGCAATAAGGCGAAAAACAAAGGGAAAGTGTATTTTTACTTTGACTAACACAGTAACTATCTATATGATGCAGCCCCTATGCAAAAGGTGAAAATTCCCATCACTCTTGATCCCTGCAGAGCAGCACAGCGTCGGGCTACTTATGACGGCTTTGTATTGCTTGAAGAACTTTCTCGCTTGCAGCAAGTTGTGCAGGATCAAAATAGTGAAATAGCGGTAGATATTCATTGCGATATTGATGAGCAAGGTTTGGTGGTTTTGCGTGGCAAAGTCCAAGCGCACCTGACGGTAACTTGTCAACGTTGTAATGGTGAATTAGGGTTGGATTTGGAACAAGACTTTGCGTATTCGCCAGTCGGATTAGGTGCAGAGTCGGAAAGTCTTCCCGAGCGTTATGATGAATTAGAGCTAGACGAGGAAGGAGAAGTAAACCTTCGACAATTGATCGAAGATGAACTTATTCTCGCTATCCCGATAGTTCCAATGCATGATGAGGCGCAATGCTCTTATTCTGATGAGCCAAAGAGCTTTGGTGAAATTGCAGCAGAAGATAGCAAACCAAATCCATTTGAAATTTTAAAACAACTTAAGAAAGATTCTTAGGAGAAGGCTAATGGCGGTACAAAAAAGCAAAAAGTCACGCGCACGTCGTGGCATGCGTCGTTCACATGATGCGATCAGTGGACCAGCGCTAACTGTTGATCAAGTTTCTGGTGAGACTCATCGTCGTCACCACGTAACTGCAGACGGTTACTACAAAGGCGTAAAAGTAGTTTCTAACTAAGAGATTGCTCTATGCTGAATAATCTAACCATAGCGTTAGATATGATGGGGGGCGATTACGGCCCCCGTTCATCTATACCAGCAGCCATTGCTGCGGTTTTAAAGCATCCTCACCTAACCTTATTACTCTGTGGCAATCAACAAGTCATAGAAGAAGCACTCATAAAAGCTAAAATGCTTGACCATCCTAGGTTGCAAATTATTCATTGCAAAGAGGTGGTGACCAACAGTTGCGATCCCGCACAAGCTCTACGTAATAAAAAACAATCTTCAATGCGCATTGCGTTGGAATTGGTGAAGTCAGGCCAAGCACAAGCGTGTGTCAGTTCAGGTAACACTGGGGCGCTATTTTTAATGGCCCATTATGTACTTAAAATGCTACCAGGGATCCGTCGTCCCGCTCTCATTTCTGCCGTGCCCACAGAGAAAAAGCAACCCGTATACTTGCTCGACCTAGGCGCAAACGTGCATTGTGATGCTGATACCTTGTTCCAGTTTGGCATTATGGGTTCCATAGTCGCTGGAGAAGCGCTGCACTGTGATGCTCCGAAAGTGTGCCTATTGAATATTGGCGCGGAAGAAATCAAAGGCCATGATGGCATCAAACAAGCCGCTAAATTGATGCGTGCGTCTTCGTTTATTAATTACCAAGGCTATTGTGAAGGCAGTGATATGTTTTCCGGCAAAGCCGATGTCATTGTCTGTGAAGGGTTCGTTGGTAATGTGGCACTGAAGACTTGCGAAGGGATTGCTAAGTTAATCATGCATAAGTTTACTAAAGCGCTGAAAAAGCACTTTTTTTATAAAGTGTTGGCATTTATGCTCCGACCCGTTATAAAAAAACTGTATAAACGCGTGAACCCCGACCAGTATAACGGCGCAAGTCTGGTAGGATTGCGCGGTATTGTGGTAAAAAGCCATGGCAATGCCACCAACAAGGCATTTTTAGCTGCCATTGAGGAAGCTGCACAAGAGGTGCAGCGTAAGATCCCAGAAAAAATTCAAGCGGTGCTTGAACAAGCTGAAACAGAAAAACAACCGTCAGGTCCCACCCCTTAACATCACAAGGTGACATGAGGACGTGACGAGAACACAAAAGAAAGAGCACATTATGTCACAAAAAATTGCACTATTTTTCCCAGGCCAAGGCTCACAAAGCGTGGGTATGCTGTCTGAGTTATTGTCTTCCTCAGAAATTGTCAAAAACACCTTTGCAGAAGCGTCACAGGCACTAGGCTACGACCTAGCTGAGCTGGTATTAAATGGCCCAGAGCAGGAGCTTAACTTAACCCACCGCACGCAACCAGCGCTATTAACCGCCAGTGTTGCTATCTTCAGAGCGTGGCAAGAAAAGCAAGTAGATGCTGAACTAACCTTAGCTGGACACAGCTTAGGGGAGTATTCAGCGTTAGTGTGTGCCGGTGTGCTTAACCTAGCTGATGCGGTTAAATTAGTAGAAAAACGTGGTTTATATATGCAAGAAGCGGTGCCAGCAGGCACGGGTTCGATGGCGGCGATCATCGGTCTTGATGACGAGGTTGTTGCTAAGGTGTGTGCTGAATCAGCGCAAGGAGATGTGGTGTCTCCAGTGAACTATAACTCGCCGGGCCAAGTGGTTATTGCAGGTCACGTAGAAGCTGTAGCGCGTGCCTCGCAAGCGTGTAAAGAAGCCGGTGCTAAACGTGCTTTAGAGCTTGCTGTAAGTGTACCTTCACACTGTGCGCTAATGAAGCCAGCGGCGGAAAAGTTAGCACAAGACCTAGAAGCAATTAGCTTTAATGAGCCGAAATATGCCGTGATCAATAACGTTGATGTGGTCATAAGTAAAGATGCGGCAGCGATAAAAGATGCCTTAGTACGTCAGTTATACAGCCCAGTAAGATGGACTGAAACAGTCCAAGCCGTGGCCAAAGAGGGGATCACCACGAGCTTCGAGTTTGGTCCAGGAAAAGTCATCAGTGGCTTGGTGAAGCGCATCGACCGCAGCGTAAGCTGTAGCTCAGTCAATGATTTAGCTGCAATTGCAGCAGCAGAATAAGGATGAATAACAGATGAGTAATTTATTTTCTTTAGCGGGCAAAGTGGTATTAGTCACTGGTGCCAGCCGGGGTATAGGTAAAGCCATTGCAAACGCTTTGGTGGCTCAAGGCGCGAAAGTAGCTGGTACGGCAACCAGTGAAAGTGGTGCACAACGTATTTCTGACTATTTAGGTGAAAATGGTAAAGGATATGCGTTGAACGTCACCGAACCTGAGTCAATTACTGAGACATTAGCTGCGATTAAGGCCGATCTTGGTGATGTTGATGTATTAGTGAATAACGCCGGTATTACCCGCGATAACCTGCTAATGCGTATGAAAGAGCAAGAGTGGGACGACATTATCGATACCAACTTGTCTTCGGTCTTTAGACTTTCTAAAGCCGTATTGCGTCCGATGATGAAAAAGAAATCGGGCCGTATTATCAATATTGGCTCGGTGGTTGGCACCATGGGCAACGCAGGCCAGTCTAATTATGCTGCCGCGAAAGCGGGTGTGATTGGATTTACAAAATCCTTGGCGCGTGAGGTTGCATCTCGTGGTATTACGGTAAATACTGTAGCTCCGGGCTTTATCCAAACGGATATGACCGATGAGTTAACGGATGAGCAAAAAGCAGCAACCTTAGCCAATGTCCCAGCAGGGCGTTTAGGTCAACCAGAAGAAATTGCGGCGGCAGTCATCTATTTAGCCTCGGACGCTGCGGCCTATGTGTCGGGCGAAACATTACACGTGAATGGTGCTATGTACATGGTGTAATAGCAATCCGCATTAATACTTGCTCCCTCAAATGGACCACTTAATTAAGCGAATTGGTATAAGCTACTTTGTAGCGAGCTACACCCGACGTCACCGAAACGGGGATGAGAACGCAAATTAATTGAATTTTTTGTGATCTTGTCGACAACGTACTTGAAATCGTATTGAAAATAAGCGATAAAAAGATTCATAGGTTTTTAACAGGTTTGACCAGAAAAAAAAGTGAGGGTCAATCCTTGAATCCCAGTATGATGCGGCGTAAACTGCGCCAAAATCTGAAAATTAACGCAGTAGCGTTTAAATAAAGGAAAGAAGAATGAGCGACATCCAAGAACGCGTAAAGAAAATCATTGTTGAACAACTAGGTGTTAAAGAAGAA from Pseudoalteromonas sp. UG3-2 encodes the following:
- the rluC gene encoding 23S rRNA pseudouridine(955/2504/2580) synthase RluC, translating into MSDKPALKVTFVSVSEDQEGQRIDNFLVTHLKGVPKSAVYKILRKGEVRVNKKRVKPVYKLQINDEIRIPPIRVAEKTEFVPKNLDKVANLEEAILYEDKYLIVINKPAGMAVHGGSGLSYGLIEALRALRPQEQNLELVHRLDRDTSGCLLISKRRAVLKGLHEQLREKTMEKNYLALVAGQWDAKHKNVTEPLRKNTLKSGERVVRVDHEQGKPSHTRFRVVERFEHASLVQASPVTGRTHQIRVHTQCKGHPIACDDKYGDQVFDGKMRQIGLNRLFLHAKELRFIHPKTETTHHVEAPLDEALQACLTRLRG
- a CDS encoding HAD-IIIA family hydrolase, translating into MHYQCIIFDWDGTVMDSVPKIVNTIHLAATDCGLERVTDEQAKNIIGLSLEKAMLRLFPHHPDKLQQLVAAYKHIYKHVDTTPTPLFSGVTELLKQLKQQGKHIAVATGKSRVGLDRLLAESGLQDYFVITRTACEAQSKPHPDMLEQILQQLQLVPQQAVMVGDTLIDMELAQRAGVDAIGVTMGVASREILSNTHAKHICDNYQQLAQLLLTQDIDTEIKQHLCELN
- a CDS encoding Maf family protein; this translates as MNPAIILASSSPFRQSILEKLQLPFSSFAPAIDETPQAQETPEQLVRRLSEEKAKTAQQHFSHGLAIGSDQVAVFEQQILGKPHNKENAVRQLSRFSGQRVEFLTGLCVYDIASGKFRSHVVPFSVHFRTLTAQQIDYYCEVEQPYQCAGSFKCEGLGIALFEKLQGDDPNTLIGLPLIQLTEMLLDFGVDVLSQQ
- the yceD gene encoding 23S rRNA accumulation protein YceD encodes the protein MQKVKIPITLDPCRAAQRRATYDGFVLLEELSRLQQVVQDQNSEIAVDIHCDIDEQGLVVLRGKVQAHLTVTCQRCNGELGLDLEQDFAYSPVGLGAESESLPERYDELELDEEGEVNLRQLIEDELILAIPIVPMHDEAQCSYSDEPKSFGEIAAEDSKPNPFEILKQLKKDS
- the rpmF gene encoding 50S ribosomal protein L32, which produces MAVQKSKKSRARRGMRRSHDAISGPALTVDQVSGETHRRHHVTADGYYKGVKVVSN
- the plsX gene encoding phosphate acyltransferase PlsX — translated: MLNNLTIALDMMGGDYGPRSSIPAAIAAVLKHPHLTLLLCGNQQVIEEALIKAKMLDHPRLQIIHCKEVVTNSCDPAQALRNKKQSSMRIALELVKSGQAQACVSSGNTGALFLMAHYVLKMLPGIRRPALISAVPTEKKQPVYLLDLGANVHCDADTLFQFGIMGSIVAGEALHCDAPKVCLLNIGAEEIKGHDGIKQAAKLMRASSFINYQGYCEGSDMFSGKADVIVCEGFVGNVALKTCEGIAKLIMHKFTKALKKHFFYKVLAFMLRPVIKKLYKRVNPDQYNGASLVGLRGIVVKSHGNATNKAFLAAIEEAAQEVQRKIPEKIQAVLEQAETEKQPSGPTP
- the fabD gene encoding ACP S-malonyltransferase, translated to MSQKIALFFPGQGSQSVGMLSELLSSSEIVKNTFAEASQALGYDLAELVLNGPEQELNLTHRTQPALLTASVAIFRAWQEKQVDAELTLAGHSLGEYSALVCAGVLNLADAVKLVEKRGLYMQEAVPAGTGSMAAIIGLDDEVVAKVCAESAQGDVVSPVNYNSPGQVVIAGHVEAVARASQACKEAGAKRALELAVSVPSHCALMKPAAEKLAQDLEAISFNEPKYAVINNVDVVISKDAAAIKDALVRQLYSPVRWTETVQAVAKEGITTSFEFGPGKVISGLVKRIDRSVSCSSVNDLAAIAAAE
- the fabG gene encoding 3-oxoacyl-ACP reductase FabG, whose product is MSNLFSLAGKVVLVTGASRGIGKAIANALVAQGAKVAGTATSESGAQRISDYLGENGKGYALNVTEPESITETLAAIKADLGDVDVLVNNAGITRDNLLMRMKEQEWDDIIDTNLSSVFRLSKAVLRPMMKKKSGRIINIGSVVGTMGNAGQSNYAAAKAGVIGFTKSLAREVASRGITVNTVAPGFIQTDMTDELTDEQKAATLANVPAGRLGQPEEIAAAVIYLASDAAAYVSGETLHVNGAMYMV